DNA from Streptomyces sp. Edi4:
GGGTCACCGCGGTCGCGGCCAGGAAGGCGATCAGCGCGGAGAGCAGCACCACCGTCCCCGCCACGATCAGGCTGTTGAGGAAGTAGCGCCCGAAGTCCTGCTGGGTGAAGACACGCCGGAAGGAGTCGAGCGAGGGGGACAGCGTCCACGGCCGGGGGTGGGTCGTCTGCACCTCCCCCGCCGGCTTGAACGCGGAAAGGACCATCCAGTACAGGGGGAAGGCGACCACCGCGGCCACCAGCAGCGCGACCCCCTCGGCGGCCGGCCGCCCGGGCCGCAGGACCCGGAGAGAGAACCCAGGGCGGACGGAACCCGAACCGGAACCGGGCCCCGCGCCAACCCTGGCCGCGCGGGCCCCACCGGCCTCAACTACCTTGCTGCCGCTCACAGTTCCTCCCCCCGTCGCCTCAGCAACCGCACATACACCAGCGTCACCACCAGCAGGATCACCAGCATCACCACCCCGATCGCCGAGCCGAGGCTGTACTGCGAGGAGGCGAACGCCTTTTGGTACGCGTACACGTTCAGGACCAGGTTCTGGCCCGCGATGCCGCCGCCGTTCGTCATGACGTAGATCTGCGTGAACACCTTGAAGTCCCAGATGACGGACTGGATCGTGACGACGGTGAGAATCGGCCGCAGCATCGGGACCATGACGGCCCGCCAGATCCGCCACTGCGAGGCGCCGTCGAGGGCGGCGGCCTCCAGGACCTCACCCGGGATGGCCCGGATCCCGGCGTACACCGTGATCATCACGAACGGGAACGAGCACCACACCACTTCGAGCAGCACGAGCAGGAACGCGCTGTAGCGGCCGTACGTCCAGGAGTGGCCGCCGAGGCCGAGCACGCGGTTGACCGGGCCGAAGTCAGGGTCGAACAGGAACATCCACACCGTCGAGCCGGTGATGGCGGGCGTGGCCCACGCCCCGAGCGCGGCCAGCATCAGCGCGAGCCGGGGCAGCGCCCGTACGCGCGTCAGGAGGACGGCGAGCGCGCAGCCGGCCACGAGGGTGCACAGGACGCAGGCCGCCGCGAAGACGAGCGTGGCCAGCAGCACCGACCAGAACTGGCCGTCCGAGAACAGCGTGGCGTAGTTGCCAAACCCCTGGAAGCTGGTCGCCGCGCCGCCGCTGACCTGCGCCTGGGTGTATTCGAGGAAGGAGATCAGGCCGAGTTGGTAGATCGGGTAGACGAGCAGCGCGGCCAGGACAGCGAGCGCGGGGGCCAGATGGAGCCATGGCGTCAAGCCCGCCCGGCCGAAGGAGCGGGTGCGCCTGGGCGGGGAATTCGGCGCGGGCGGCGGCACTTTCGTCCGCTCGGCCGTCGCGGGGCTCAACCCGCCGCCCCGAACGCCTCGTTCATCTTCTTCGCCGCCTCCGAGGACGCCCGGGCGACGTCCTTCTTGCCGCTGACGATCTCCTGGAACATCGTGGGCAGCACCAGCGAGGAGTCGATCTGTCCCCAACCCGGCGACGCGGGGACGAACTTGGTGCCCGAGGCCAGGGTGCGGACGAACGGCTCGACGAACGGCTGCTTCCTGGCGGCCTCGGCGCGTACATCGGTGTACGTCGGCAGGAAGCCCATCGCGTCGAACATCTCGCGCTGGGTCGCCTTGCCGGTGAGCTGCTTCATGAGGCCGACCGCGAGCGAACGGTGCGAACTGCTCT
Protein-coding regions in this window:
- a CDS encoding sugar ABC transporter permease, with the translated sequence MPPPAPNSPPRRTRSFGRAGLTPWLHLAPALAVLAALLVYPIYQLGLISFLEYTQAQVSGGAATSFQGFGNYATLFSDGQFWSVLLATLVFAAACVLCTLVAGCALAVLLTRVRALPRLALMLAALGAWATPAITGSTVWMFLFDPDFGPVNRVLGLGGHSWTYGRYSAFLLVLLEVVWCSFPFVMITVYAGIRAIPGEVLEAAALDGASQWRIWRAVMVPMLRPILTVVTIQSVIWDFKVFTQIYVMTNGGGIAGQNLVLNVYAYQKAFASSQYSLGSAIGVVMLVILLVVTLVYVRLLRRRGEEL